Proteins encoded within one genomic window of Nitrospina gracilis 3/211:
- a CDS encoding sensor histidine kinase: MSKLRTLFHPIMVFIGVQIAWVFLMAIWINWYLKNRQDFQEFAQRLRPELFSPDLNWVILIEGCVLMLFILGGVMIMFVYYNKQARLNRMQSDFISSVSHELKSPLASIQLYLETMKYQKLSPEEARDFVETMLSDTERLSALIENILEASSPESKNMQLQLKPVEMKPFLEELVQSHRRQFEEKTVLRI; encoded by the coding sequence ATGAGCAAATTGAGGACGCTGTTCCACCCCATCATGGTGTTCATCGGGGTGCAGATTGCCTGGGTGTTCCTGATGGCGATCTGGATCAACTGGTACCTGAAGAACCGCCAGGATTTTCAGGAGTTCGCCCAGCGTCTTCGGCCGGAGTTGTTCTCGCCCGACCTCAACTGGGTCATCCTCATTGAGGGGTGCGTCCTGATGTTGTTCATTCTGGGCGGGGTGATGATCATGTTCGTCTATTACAACAAGCAGGCCCGCCTGAACCGGATGCAAAGCGACTTCATTTCCAGCGTCTCCCATGAACTGAAATCGCCGCTGGCGTCGATCCAGCTATACCTGGAGACCATGAAATACCAGAAGCTGTCTCCGGAGGAGGCCCGCGATTTTGTGGAGACAATGCTCTCAGACACCGAACGCCTGTCGGCATTGATTGAAAATATCCTTGAAGCAAGCAGTCCGGAATCCAAAAACATGCAGTTGCAGTTGAAGCCGGTGGAAATGAAGCCGTTTCTCGAGGAACTGGTGCAGAGCCACCGCCGCCAGTTCGAGGAAAAAACTGTGCTGCGCATTTAG
- a CDS encoding sensor histidine kinase yields MNLDKRAMRMVFNNLIGNALRYSSSGKQFKIRMGVEGRYCQIDFIDQGIGMDEKDRKKVFKKFYRVRNPQTQNIEGAGLGLYICNEIVKNHKGHIEVKSEGRDKGCVFTVLLPANGKAPESDNHS; encoded by the coding sequence TTGAACCTGGACAAACGGGCCATGCGCATGGTGTTCAATAATCTCATCGGCAACGCTCTTCGCTATTCCTCCTCTGGCAAGCAGTTCAAGATACGAATGGGGGTGGAAGGCAGGTATTGCCAGATTGATTTCATCGACCAGGGAATCGGAATGGATGAAAAGGACCGCAAAAAAGTATTCAAGAAATTTTACCGGGTGCGCAATCCTCAAACCCAGAACATCGAGGGGGCCGGGCTCGGGTTGTACATTTGCAATGAAATCGTGAAAAACCACAAGGGACACATCGAAGTGAAAAGTGAAGGGCGGGACAAGGGGTGTGTGTTCACTGTGCTGTTACCCGCAAATGGAAAGGCGCCGGAGTCCGACAATCATTCGTAG
- a CDS encoding response regulator transcription factor — translation MANGKKLLLVEDEKHLAKGLAFNLEKEGYRVTIVEDGESALREYEEGFYEMMILDLMLPGLGGLEVARKIRETDYRFPILMLTAKSTDDDRTEGLEAGADDYLTKPFHLPELLLRVKGILRRKQWYQQVSQSEDVYRFDDMWIDFKTGKARGQNGEFYLTSKEIMIMNLLIANEGQPVSREELLEKVWGYAPDTETRTVDNFIARLRKHFEKKPQKPCFIQTVREKGYQFDAK, via the coding sequence ATGGCAAATGGAAAGAAATTACTGCTGGTTGAGGATGAAAAACACCTGGCGAAAGGACTTGCTTTCAATCTGGAGAAAGAGGGATACCGGGTGACGATTGTCGAGGACGGGGAATCGGCTCTCAGGGAATATGAGGAAGGTTTCTACGAAATGATGATCCTCGACCTCATGCTGCCCGGGTTGGGCGGGTTGGAAGTGGCCCGCAAAATCCGTGAAACCGATTACCGCTTTCCCATTCTCATGCTGACCGCGAAATCGACCGACGACGACCGCACGGAAGGGCTGGAGGCGGGTGCCGATGATTACCTCACCAAACCGTTCCACCTGCCGGAACTTCTTTTACGGGTGAAGGGCATACTCCGCCGAAAGCAATGGTACCAGCAGGTTTCGCAAAGTGAAGATGTGTACCGCTTCGATGATATGTGGATCGATTTCAAGACTGGCAAGGCGCGAGGACAAAACGGTGAGTTTTATCTGACGTCGAAGGAAATCATGATCATGAACCTGTTGATCGCCAACGAGGGGCAGCCGGTGTCCCGTGAAGAGTTGCTGGAGAAAGTCTGGGGTTACGCGCCGGACACGGAGACACGCACGGTGGACAATTTCATTGCGCGTTTGCGCAAGCATTTTGAGAAGAAGCCGCAGAAGCCCTGCTTTATCCAGACCGTGCGTGAAAAGGGTTACCAGTTTGATGCGAAATGA
- the gdhA gene encoding NADP-specific glutamate dehydrogenase, translating to MELSQFMEGFVKRNPGEPEFYQAVQEVAASVIPYINDHPKYIKARILERLSEPDRIIIFRVCWEDDRGKYRVNRGYRVQHSNAIGPYKGGLRFHPSVNLSVLKFLAFEQTFKNSLTTLPMGSAKGGSNFDPKGKSEREIMRFCQAFMTELCKHIGNNIDIPAGDIGVGTREISFLFGQWKRLRNEFTGALTGKGLEFGGSHIRKEATGYGCAYFMESMLKHRGDTIKGKTCVVSGAGNVAVFTAEKLMDLGAKVVTLSDSSGTIYDKDGLNEEKLEFVKDLKLFKKGRIAEYSDKFDCEYHEGKKPWGVKCDLAFPCATENELFQDDAKELIKNGCIAVAEGANMPCTPEAIRVFQEERMLYAPGKASNAGGVAVSGLEMTQNTTYMAWSGEDVDLLLKGIMADIHQQCIDYGVVDGGYIDYAKGANLAGFKKVADAMMAYGVL from the coding sequence ATGGAATTGAGCCAGTTCATGGAAGGATTCGTCAAACGCAATCCCGGCGAACCGGAGTTCTACCAGGCCGTGCAGGAAGTCGCGGCTTCGGTCATTCCCTACATCAACGACCATCCCAAATACATCAAAGCCCGCATTCTGGAACGGTTGTCGGAACCGGACCGCATCATCATCTTTCGGGTCTGCTGGGAGGACGACCGGGGCAAATACCGTGTGAACCGCGGCTACCGCGTGCAGCACAGCAACGCCATCGGTCCGTACAAGGGCGGTCTGCGGTTTCACCCGTCGGTCAACCTGAGCGTGCTCAAGTTTCTCGCCTTCGAGCAGACGTTCAAGAACAGCCTCACCACCCTGCCAATGGGCTCCGCGAAGGGCGGGTCCAATTTCGATCCCAAAGGCAAATCCGAACGCGAAATCATGCGCTTCTGCCAGGCCTTCATGACCGAGCTGTGCAAGCACATCGGCAACAACATTGACATCCCCGCGGGCGACATCGGCGTCGGCACGCGGGAAATCAGTTTTTTGTTCGGGCAGTGGAAACGGTTGCGTAACGAATTCACCGGCGCGCTCACGGGCAAGGGATTGGAGTTCGGCGGCAGTCACATCCGCAAGGAAGCCACGGGCTACGGTTGTGCCTACTTCATGGAAAGCATGCTCAAACATCGCGGCGATACCATCAAGGGCAAGACCTGTGTCGTCTCCGGTGCCGGCAACGTGGCGGTGTTCACCGCCGAAAAATTAATGGATCTGGGAGCCAAGGTGGTGACGTTGTCGGATTCTTCCGGCACGATATACGACAAGGACGGACTCAATGAGGAAAAACTGGAGTTCGTCAAGGACCTGAAGTTGTTTAAAAAAGGACGTATTGCGGAGTACTCGGATAAATTCGACTGCGAATATCATGAAGGCAAAAAACCCTGGGGCGTGAAGTGCGATCTGGCGTTTCCATGCGCAACGGAAAACGAACTGTTCCAGGACGACGCAAAGGAATTGATAAAAAACGGTTGCATTGCCGTTGCAGAGGGTGCCAATATGCCCTGCACACCGGAGGCAATCCGTGTGTTTCAGGAGGAGCGCATGTTATACGCTCCGGGCAAGGCATCGAATGCGGGTGGTGTTGCGGTTTCCGGATTGGAAATGACGCAAAACACCACTTACATGGCCTGGTCCGGGGAGGATGTGGACCTGCTATTGAAGGGGATCATGGCGGACATCCATCAACAGTGCATCGACTACGGTGTTGTGGATGGCGGCTACATCGACTATGCGAAAGGCGCCAATCTGGCGGGATTCAAAAAAGTGGCTGACGCGATGATGGCTTATGGAGTTCTCTAA
- a CDS encoding alginate export family protein translates to MRQSTWIWWVIATLTLYVTPALAAKEADRPPYNLSRYKEDYSFLRDASRRTDYLDPLKFIPLDRQGDFYFSLGGETRQHFEYIDNENWGAGSQDDNGWFLQRYLLHADFHARDSFRLFFQLQTGTESGRAGGPRGVDEDRMDINQLFADFKIPGAGASNFTLRLGRQEIIFGARRFFNYRERPNLRLSHDAAMLTWQGETTTVTGFIARPVQISRGFFDNNSGNEQSWWGLYGVHKTGWRFPANFDLYYVGLNHEAHAFDQGIANETRHTVGTRIWGKEGPLDYDFEFVYQFGTFGDSTISAWAAASETGWNIPLAGERLLRFSVRADVYSGDNNAADGDLNSFNPMFPKGKHISQSAPVGLINTYQLQPRVSFKLDRHWSATASTLFVWRESLNDGVYSIGNGILRTGQLSNTRYVGTQQEVEIKYTFDRHLDVRAIYNHFEAGSFIEQTLPANDIVYWSGLLTYRF, encoded by the coding sequence ATGCGACAGTCAACTTGGATCTGGTGGGTGATTGCCACCCTGACACTCTACGTGACACCGGCCCTGGCGGCGAAAGAAGCCGACCGGCCTCCCTATAATCTTTCCCGGTATAAAGAAGACTATTCGTTTTTGCGGGACGCCTCCCGGCGGACCGATTACCTGGATCCCCTGAAGTTCATTCCTCTCGACAGGCAGGGAGATTTCTATTTTTCCCTGGGCGGCGAAACCCGCCAGCACTTCGAATACATCGACAACGAAAACTGGGGTGCGGGTTCGCAGGACGACAACGGCTGGTTCCTGCAGCGTTACCTGTTGCACGCCGATTTTCATGCCCGTGACAGCTTTCGCCTGTTCTTCCAGCTGCAAACCGGCACGGAGTCGGGGCGCGCGGGTGGACCCCGCGGTGTCGATGAAGACCGCATGGACATCAACCAACTGTTTGCCGATTTCAAAATTCCGGGAGCGGGTGCGTCCAATTTCACCCTGCGACTCGGCCGGCAGGAAATCATCTTCGGTGCGAGGCGGTTTTTCAACTACCGCGAGCGGCCGAACCTGCGCCTCAGCCACGACGCCGCCATGCTGACATGGCAGGGCGAAACGACCACCGTCACTGGATTCATCGCGCGGCCGGTGCAGATCTCACGCGGTTTCTTCGACAACAACTCCGGCAACGAGCAAAGCTGGTGGGGTCTCTACGGCGTGCACAAAACCGGCTGGAGGTTTCCCGCGAATTTCGATCTGTATTACGTTGGGCTCAATCACGAAGCGCACGCATTCGACCAGGGAATCGCCAACGAAACCCGCCACACCGTCGGTACGCGGATTTGGGGAAAGGAAGGCCCTCTCGATTACGATTTCGAATTTGTTTATCAGTTCGGCACGTTTGGCGACTCGACTATCAGTGCCTGGGCCGCCGCGTCCGAAACGGGGTGGAACATTCCTCTGGCGGGTGAACGTCTGCTTCGCTTCAGCGTGCGCGCGGATGTGTACAGCGGCGACAACAACGCCGCCGACGGCGATCTCAATTCCTTCAACCCGATGTTCCCGAAAGGCAAGCACATCAGCCAGAGCGCGCCGGTGGGACTCATCAACACCTACCAACTGCAACCGCGCGTCAGTTTCAAATTGGACCGCCACTGGTCGGCGACGGCGAGCACCCTGTTCGTCTGGCGCGAATCGTTGAACGACGGCGTGTATTCCATCGGAAACGGGATTTTGAGAACGGGGCAGTTGAGCAACACGCGTTACGTCGGCACGCAACAGGAGGTGGAGATCAAGTACACGTTTGACCGGCATCTCGACGTTCGCGCCATCTACAACCACTTCGAGGCGGGATCGTTCATCGAGCAGACGCTTCCTGCGAATGATATTGTGTATTGGAGCGGTCTGCTCACTTACCGGTTCTAG
- a CDS encoding DUF190 domain-containing protein, giving the protein MKKETEAVLLRIFIGEDDRHEGRPLYKYLVELFRKEGMAGATVLRGIDGFGKTSHYHTTSILRLSTDLPIVLEVVDTREKIEGVLPKLEGVVTSGLITEEKVTIVFYEGDETKSR; this is encoded by the coding sequence ATGAAAAAAGAAACCGAAGCGGTCTTGTTACGGATATTTATTGGCGAAGACGACCGCCACGAGGGCCGTCCCCTTTACAAATATCTGGTCGAGCTGTTCCGCAAGGAGGGAATGGCCGGGGCAACTGTCCTGCGCGGCATCGACGGTTTCGGCAAAACCAGCCACTACCACACCACCTCCATCCTGCGCCTGTCAACGGACCTGCCGATCGTCCTCGAAGTGGTGGACACGCGCGAGAAAATCGAAGGCGTCCTGCCGAAGCTGGAAGGCGTCGTCACCTCCGGACTGATCACCGAAGAAAAGGTCACCATCGTGTTTTACGAAGGCGACGAAACCAAATCCCGCTAG
- the crcB gene encoding fluoride efflux transporter CrcB has protein sequence MQLVLLIGAGGFAGAILRFWVSGWIQNGFVTFPLGTLGVNFIGSFLLSLVMYLSEFKGVFTEETRVFLTIGVLGSFTTMSTFGYESFKLLEQNELGLFSLNVVGSVTLALLGVYLGRLISVNL, from the coding sequence ATGCAACTGGTATTGTTGATCGGAGCGGGAGGATTCGCCGGTGCGATCCTGCGCTTCTGGGTGAGCGGCTGGATCCAGAACGGGTTCGTTACGTTTCCGCTGGGCACTCTGGGCGTGAACTTCATCGGCAGTTTCCTGCTCAGCCTCGTCATGTACCTGTCGGAGTTCAAGGGCGTGTTCACCGAGGAGACGCGTGTGTTCCTCACCATCGGCGTGCTCGGTTCCTTCACCACCATGTCCACCTTCGGCTACGAATCGTTCAAACTTCTCGAACAGAATGAACTCGGCCTGTTCAGCCTCAACGTCGTGGGGTCGGTGACCCTGGCACTCCTTGGTGTATACCTCGGACGCCTCATCTCGGTGAACCTGTAA
- a CDS encoding carbamate kinase, with the protein MNAISRKPSLLIAFGGNALNIPGNHKPLQKEEFLIARKSMEQVVPLLQQGFEKIILTHGNGPQVGQIFLQQELTIHEIKRQVTLDVCVADSQGRIGYILQNVFDNVCRENGIDQRCISVITQVVVDPNDPAFDNPTKPIGVFYSEEEARFLEQERGWVLKEDAGRGSRRLIPSPQPLEIVEQDLFHRLLEMGIIAIGAGGGGVPVVRKPDGNLEGIEAVIDKDRTSALLGAGIGIDILLILTQVENVYRNFNTPEQQPIEKATCSEMETLLNEGHFAEGSMKPKVEAAVYFLKHGGKRVIIAHLNDLQRAVEEKAGTQIIP; encoded by the coding sequence ATGAATGCGATCAGCCGAAAACCCAGCCTCTTGATCGCCTTCGGCGGAAACGCCCTCAACATCCCCGGAAATCACAAGCCTCTCCAAAAAGAAGAGTTCCTCATCGCCCGCAAAAGCATGGAACAGGTAGTACCGCTTCTTCAACAGGGGTTTGAAAAAATCATTCTCACCCATGGAAACGGTCCGCAGGTGGGCCAGATTTTTCTGCAGCAGGAATTGACCATCCATGAAATCAAAAGGCAGGTGACGCTGGATGTTTGTGTCGCGGACAGCCAGGGTCGCATTGGCTATATCCTGCAAAACGTATTCGACAACGTCTGTCGCGAGAACGGCATTGATCAGCGTTGCATATCCGTCATCACCCAGGTGGTGGTCGACCCGAATGACCCGGCCTTTGATAACCCGACGAAACCCATTGGTGTGTTTTATTCCGAAGAAGAGGCGCGGTTCCTGGAACAGGAAAGGGGCTGGGTTCTGAAAGAGGACGCCGGCCGGGGCTCGAGGCGGTTGATCCCTTCCCCTCAACCTCTGGAGATTGTCGAACAGGACCTGTTTCACCGACTGCTGGAAATGGGAATCATCGCCATCGGCGCAGGAGGAGGCGGGGTGCCGGTCGTTCGAAAACCGGATGGAAACCTGGAAGGAATTGAAGCCGTCATTGACAAGGACCGGACCAGCGCTCTTTTGGGTGCGGGGATTGGCATCGATATCCTCCTTATTCTCACCCAGGTGGAAAATGTGTACCGGAATTTCAATACTCCGGAACAACAACCCATTGAGAAAGCAACCTGCAGTGAAATGGAAACCCTGCTGAACGAGGGGCATTTTGCCGAGGGAAGCATGAAGCCAAAAGTGGAAGCGGCTGTTTACTTTTTAAAACACGGTGGAAAGAGGGTTATCATCGCCCATCTCAATGATTTGCAACGGGCGGTGGAGGAAAAAGCTGGAACTCAAATCATCCCGTAA
- a CDS encoding cyclic 2,3-diphosphoglycerate synthase: MADAKTRVIIMGAAGRDFHNFNVFFRANPAYEVVAFTATQIPGIEDKCYPPGLSGKLYPKGIPILPEEKLTDLIDQHHVDRVVFAYSDVRHEHVMHRASDALAAGADFWLMGPGSTMLTSSRKIISVCAVRTGCGKSQTSRKIVRLLKERGKRVVAIRHAMPYGDLEKQKVQRFACLEDLIQHECTIEEMEEYEPYLDLGAVVYAGVDYEAILRQAEKESEMILWDGGNNDFAFYLPDLEIVVADPHRTGHEMQYHPGEVNLKRADVVILNKLDSAEETAIRQLRKSIATHNPGAEIIEADSLITVEGNVSMDGKRVLVVEDGPTLTHGEMKYGAGTLAAQRQGAREIVDPRPWAQGTIRATFKRYPGIGALLPAMGYGPQQIRDLERTINSVECDLVVIGTPIDLTRIVRIEKPAVRVRYDLAERGTPNLETVLDRFLVKHRL; this comes from the coding sequence ATGGCGGATGCGAAAACGCGGGTCATTATCATGGGCGCGGCGGGACGCGATTTTCACAACTTCAACGTGTTCTTTCGCGCCAATCCGGCATACGAGGTGGTGGCCTTCACCGCCACCCAGATTCCCGGGATCGAGGACAAATGTTACCCACCCGGGCTTTCAGGCAAGCTATACCCCAAGGGAATCCCCATTCTTCCTGAAGAGAAGCTGACCGACCTGATCGATCAGCACCACGTCGACCGCGTCGTGTTCGCATACAGCGATGTGCGTCATGAACACGTCATGCACCGGGCATCGGATGCCCTGGCGGCGGGCGCCGATTTCTGGCTGATGGGTCCGGGGTCCACCATGTTAACGTCCTCCCGCAAAATCATTTCCGTTTGTGCCGTCCGCACCGGATGCGGAAAGTCCCAGACATCCCGGAAAATCGTGCGCCTTCTTAAGGAACGCGGCAAACGGGTTGTTGCCATCCGCCATGCCATGCCTTACGGCGACCTGGAAAAACAAAAGGTGCAGCGGTTCGCCTGCCTCGAAGACCTGATTCAGCATGAATGCACCATCGAGGAAATGGAGGAGTACGAACCCTACCTCGATCTCGGTGCGGTGGTTTATGCGGGAGTGGATTACGAAGCCATTCTGCGGCAAGCTGAAAAAGAATCTGAAATGATTCTTTGGGATGGCGGCAACAACGACTTCGCATTTTACCTGCCCGATCTGGAAATTGTGGTGGCCGACCCGCATCGAACGGGTCACGAGATGCAATACCATCCCGGTGAAGTGAACCTGAAACGCGCCGACGTGGTGATCCTCAATAAACTCGATTCAGCCGAGGAGACTGCAATCCGGCAATTGCGGAAATCGATCGCTACTCACAATCCGGGCGCAGAAATCATTGAGGCCGACTCGCTGATCACGGTCGAAGGAAACGTGTCCATGGATGGAAAACGCGTGCTGGTGGTGGAAGATGGCCCCACGCTGACACACGGTGAAATGAAGTACGGAGCCGGCACCCTCGCCGCTCAGCGACAGGGAGCCCGCGAAATTGTCGATCCCCGACCATGGGCGCAGGGAACAATACGGGCAACCTTCAAACGCTATCCGGGCATCGGCGCGCTCCTTCCCGCCATGGGGTATGGGCCGCAACAGATCCGGGATCTGGAACGAACCATCAACTCCGTGGAGTGCGACCTGGTGGTGATCGGCACACCCATCGACCTGACGCGCATCGTACGCATTGAAAAACCGGCTGTGCGGGTTCGGTACGACCTGGCCGAACGGGGAACTCCCAACCTGGAAACGGTTCTCGACCGTTTTCTCGTAAAGCACCGCCTTTGA
- a CDS encoding TlpA family protein disulfide reductase produces the protein MRHFIIKSKARLLFALAATLLLIGAGTESLPPKERLFEQFGVTPPRTAKEAPDFTLTTLEGKKVSLKEYEGKPILIHFWATWCVPCKEELPTIQKLHENLGGEVVQILTINIDRWNKDRVEEFQKDFGLRFPILLDPRQEVRRKYFIMGLPTSYLVGSDGKLAGYISGPREWNSPVSHQIMKALARHSG, from the coding sequence ATGAGACACTTTATTATCAAATCAAAAGCTCGATTGCTGTTCGCGCTGGCGGCAACGCTCCTGCTGATCGGCGCGGGAACCGAATCCCTGCCGCCGAAGGAGAGACTGTTCGAGCAGTTCGGCGTCACCCCGCCGCGCACCGCCAAGGAAGCGCCCGACTTCACCCTGACCACGCTGGAGGGAAAAAAGGTGAGCCTGAAGGAATACGAAGGCAAACCCATCCTCATTCATTTCTGGGCCACATGGTGTGTTCCATGCAAGGAAGAGCTGCCCACCATCCAGAAACTGCACGAGAATCTGGGCGGTGAGGTGGTGCAGATTCTGACCATCAACATCGATCGCTGGAACAAGGACCGTGTGGAAGAGTTCCAGAAGGATTTCGGCCTGCGGTTTCCGATCCTGCTCGACCCGAGGCAGGAGGTGCGCCGCAAGTACTTCATCATGGGACTGCCCACCAGTTACCTCGTCGGATCCGACGGTAAACTCGCGGGCTACATATCCGGTCCGCGGGAATGGAACTCACCGGTTTCGCACCAGATCATGAAAGCGCTCGCACGCCATTCCGGTTGA
- a CDS encoding putative Cytochrome c, producing MSGIIRNGFLLPGIPLFALVLAAACSGNPLPEAGSADERLYRAKCTTCHSWPHPQRHTAEEWDHYLKVMEGHMEKKNIAFTESEKETIRNYLHRNAR from the coding sequence ATGAGTGGCATTATTCGAAATGGATTCCTCCTGCCTGGCATACCGCTGTTCGCCCTGGTTCTGGCTGCCGCATGCAGTGGCAACCCGTTGCCCGAGGCGGGATCGGCTGATGAGAGGTTGTACCGTGCGAAATGCACCACCTGCCACAGCTGGCCGCATCCTCAGCGCCACACGGCGGAAGAGTGGGACCACTACCTGAAAGTGATGGAGGGCCACATGGAAAAAAAGAACATCGCTTTTACTGAAAGCGAAAAAGAAACCATACGCAACTACCTTCACAGGAATGCACGATGA
- a CDS encoding transporter: MTAIKEIRFPLLNKYSGPFRSRQRGMRRALAVLMALFLLLPANAQAYIGLCCAHCGGNMPLNIFGGGIPEPKEFRFKISQMFMRMGPMRDGTKDLKTSDLVGMPAMGKFPAVPESMNMWMTMFGGAYSFTDDFALILMSSFRYNTMPMRFNAALQAATGRSGFTMESSGIGDTKLIGKYRLYSDDHLAPTQQVSMLFGVSLPTGSIKKEFTENPAAGQNGTLLPFKMQMGSGTFDPIVGLTYQGSRDPFWYGANLLYTGRFYDNSQDYQQGDEVRLDLYSMYQFHPQSVVHLQLNGFYEGRYSDRPRLAKEQGHGHVGFNPNGPFTSPLFDPDNYGGTKLNVTAGIQYQPIPLHVLELTASAPVTQNLRGPQLAEDYRIMISYYIEIPTKDSRRYKGMPAPRELGF, encoded by the coding sequence ATGACCGCCATTAAAGAAATTCGATTTCCACTGCTAAATAAATACAGCGGCCCATTCCGCTCCCGTCAACGCGGGATGCGCCGCGCACTGGCCGTCCTGATGGCGCTGTTCCTGCTGTTGCCCGCCAACGCACAGGCTTACATCGGTCTCTGCTGTGCGCACTGCGGCGGCAACATGCCGCTCAATATTTTCGGCGGCGGCATCCCGGAGCCGAAGGAGTTCCGCTTCAAGATCAGCCAGATGTTCATGCGCATGGGTCCCATGCGGGACGGCACGAAGGACCTGAAAACCTCCGACCTCGTCGGCATGCCCGCCATGGGCAAGTTTCCGGCGGTGCCGGAGTCCATGAACATGTGGATGACCATGTTCGGCGGCGCGTATTCGTTCACCGACGACTTTGCGCTGATCCTCATGAGCAGCTTCAGGTACAACACCATGCCCATGCGCTTCAACGCGGCGCTTCAGGCCGCGACGGGCCGGTCGGGATTCACCATGGAATCGTCAGGCATCGGCGACACCAAACTCATTGGAAAGTACCGGCTGTATTCCGACGATCACCTGGCTCCGACGCAACAGGTTTCCATGCTGTTCGGGGTGTCCCTGCCGACGGGGAGCATCAAAAAGGAGTTCACGGAAAACCCGGCGGCCGGGCAGAACGGCACCCTCCTCCCATTCAAGATGCAGATGGGAAGCGGCACGTTCGATCCGATCGTCGGCCTGACCTACCAGGGGTCGCGTGATCCGTTCTGGTACGGTGCGAACCTGCTGTACACAGGACGTTTCTACGACAACAGTCAGGATTACCAGCAGGGCGACGAGGTGCGGCTGGATCTTTACAGCATGTACCAGTTCCACCCGCAGTCGGTGGTGCACCTCCAGTTGAACGGATTTTATGAGGGCAGGTACAGTGACCGGCCGCGGCTGGCGAAGGAACAGGGGCACGGCCACGTCGGGTTCAATCCCAACGGACCGTTCACCAGTCCGCTGTTCGACCCGGACAACTACGGCGGCACGAAGCTGAACGTCACCGCGGGCATCCAGTACCAGCCGATTCCGTTGCACGTGCTGGAACTCACCGCGTCGGCACCGGTGACACAGAATCTGCGCGGGCCGCAACTGGCGGAGGATTACCGGATCATGATCTCGTACTACATCGAGATCCCGACCAAAGACAGCCGCCGTTACAAAGGCATGCCCGCACCCAGGGAACTTGGATTCTAG
- a CDS encoding HAD family hydrolase, producing MAEESSPAPREGLKWVKVQRFLALPFSPDRLKTYRRVKRFENVSADGLLADGIEGVLLDVDGTLGPHHARTFSDSVVTHVKLMRAVGLEVALFTNAFEDRFEQFGDIPVVTNVPPKPDPQGFHTAMRDYLKLDDPAKVVMIGDNYITDGGAIDAGMRFIHVKPVPGKENAFHHTTRYLADLFARAWRPVTSTTFSSNTGSGTRV from the coding sequence ATGGCTGAAGAAAGTTCCCCCGCCCCGCGCGAGGGGTTGAAGTGGGTGAAGGTCCAGCGTTTCCTCGCCCTGCCCTTTTCTCCCGACCGGCTCAAAACCTACCGGCGCGTGAAACGCTTCGAAAACGTGTCGGCCGACGGCCTCCTCGCCGACGGCATCGAGGGCGTCCTGCTGGACGTGGACGGCACGCTGGGGCCGCACCACGCGCGCACGTTTTCCGATTCCGTAGTGACGCACGTCAAGCTGATGCGGGCGGTGGGGCTGGAGGTGGCGCTGTTCACCAACGCCTTCGAGGACCGCTTCGAGCAGTTCGGCGACATCCCGGTGGTGACCAACGTGCCGCCCAAACCGGACCCGCAAGGATTCCACACGGCCATGCGGGACTATTTGAAACTCGACGACCCGGCGAAGGTGGTGATGATCGGCGACAACTACATCACCGACGGCGGCGCCATCGATGCCGGCATGCGCTTCATCCATGTGAAGCCGGTACCGGGAAAAGAGAACGCGTTTCACCACACCACACGTTACCTGGCGGACCTGTTCGCCCGTGCCTGGCGGCCGGTGACTTCCACCACGTTTTCTTCCAATACAGGCTCCGGGACACGAGTTTGA